From the Macaca nemestrina isolate mMacNem1 chromosome 2, mMacNem.hap1, whole genome shotgun sequence genome, the window AAGGGATGGAAGGAAGCAggagtgggcagagggagaagtcaAGCTGCACTGTGGTGCCATGAAAGCCCCAGCTGACTACAGGGAGCCCTGATGACAAGATGACCCTTTAGCACTGTCCTGAGTTGGGGCAAGGGGGCTTATGGGTCAGTCTTGGGTGTAGGCTGCTCTAGGGAGGGGCACGGCTTTGGAAGAGGTGGCTGTCTTCTGCTGAGGCAGTCCCTGGAGGAGGCTGAGAGCTGAGGACTGTCTTCCTGCAGCACTCCCGGCAGCCAGAGCAGTGAGTCCTTCATCCCCAACAAAGGTCTAGGTAGCGTATCAGTGTCCCCAGCAGGAAGGAAAGGCAATGAAGGCCACTTGACTAAGCTGCAGGACAGCACGAGGTAGGGCAGCTGACTTGGGGCAGAGTCTGTGGGTAGACACGTCTGTAATGATTCAGGCGCCATGTTTAAAGTCAGGTGTGGTGTCAGATGCCCATGGGGACACTGGGATGCTGTTCTATCGATATCTGTTGAGTGAAATGGAAGTAACTGAGTGAATGGGAATGGGTAGAGGCGAGTGCAGATCTCCCCAAAAGTGGTGGGGTCACCAGGAAGAGGACAAATGCAGACATACACTTGTCTGTCAAGGTATTCCTCTCCACAGAAATCTTTAGTAAAAGATGGACGATTTATGCAACCTCAAGAGAAATCAGAGTATGTCTAGATATTTCAGCTAGAAATCAAGCTGACAATGCaaactgcaaaacaaaaacagattctATCCTCCTAACTTGACCAAATAGGTGCCTTCCTCACAACCTTTGGGGCCAGGCTCAAACTGAGAATTTGTGGACACCTCAGAGTTCCTTGCCTGATTGCTGGCCCCTGACCACAGCCTGTGCCCAGCCCTTCCTCTCTTGTCTCTAGCAGTCTCAGCTCTATCCTCCCAGCCCCACCCTACCAGCCCTCAGGAGAACCGACTCTGCAAAAGGCACTTGGCAGGCCCTGGAAGCTTGCTTGGGCTGTTTGGATAGGGATTTGGGGCCCTGGGTACCTGAAGTGTGGTCTAGGCTATAGGTGGGCAGGTGCCCTGGCCCTGCATGCTGCTTGATCTTAGGGAGGGGCATGGAGGAAGGAGAACCAGAGCAGGTGGCTGTGGCTGGGCTCCCTGGGAAGCTGACTTTGAGACAGAGTGAATTTGTTAGGGCAAGCCCTGGGAGCCACAcatgtggggggtggggggaagaggaagTGGGCAGAGGGAGAGCTGATCTGCAGTGCAGGCACAAGGCCAGCCTCTGTGACCCCAGGAGATGGGGTGGGTAAAGGCCAGAGATGACTGGGGTGGAGGCCTGGGAAGGGGTGTGAGCTGGGGCTGGGTGTTTCTGTAGCACAAGGGCTGCCTTTGCTCCCAGCCGCCAGGGGAGCACCAAGACCTCCTGAGTAGGGATCTGGATCTGTACCGCAGTGACCACCACAGCCAGGTCCTCAAAGTGCAGGCACCATCAGGACCCCTTTTGCCTGGGCCTAGGGGCTGTCAGGACTGATGGGATAAACGGGATGGGATGGAGGATAGTGGGCCTGGTCTGGGCGGTTGGCTCTTTGCCTGGGGAACAGGGGGACCTTTGGTGACAGCCATTTCTCCCCCCTCCCAGTCTGCCTGAAGGGGACCAAGGTGCACATGAAATGCTTTCTGGCCTTCACCCAGGCGAAGACCTTCCACGAGGCCAGCGAGGACTGCATCTCGCGCGGGGGCACCTTGGGCACTCCGCAGACTGGCTCGGAGAATGACGCCCTGTACGAGTACCTGCGCCAGAGCGTGGGCAACGAGGCCGAGATCTGGCTGGGCCTCAACGACATGGCGACCGAGGGCATCTGGGTGGACATGACCGGCGCCCGCATCGCCTACAAGAACTGGGAGACCGAGATCACCGCGCAGCCTGACGGCGGCAAGACGGAGAACTGCGCGGTCCTGTCAGGCGCG encodes:
- the LOC105480325 gene encoding tetranectin isoform X2 produces the protein MFEELKSRLDTLAQEVALLKEQQALQTVCLKGTKVHMKCFLAFTQAKTFHEASEDCISRGGTLGTPQTGSENDALYEYLRQSVGNEAEIWLGLNDMATEGIWVDMTGARIAYKNWETEITAQPDGGKTENCAVLSGAANGKWFDKRCRDPLPYICQFGIV
- the LOC105480325 gene encoding tetranectin isoform X1 — encoded protein: MELWGAYLLLCLFSLLTQVTTEPPTQKPKKVVNAKKDVVSTKMFEELKSRLDTLAQEVALLKEQQALQTVCLKGTKVHMKCFLAFTQAKTFHEASEDCISRGGTLGTPQTGSENDALYEYLRQSVGNEAEIWLGLNDMATEGIWVDMTGARIAYKNWETEITAQPDGGKTENCAVLSGAANGKWFDKRCRDPLPYICQFGIV